Proteins encoded by one window of Anaerosporomusa subterranea:
- a CDS encoding ABC transporter substrate binding protein, which produces MRKHGVRKVFLGMILSIMMEVFICLLTPGVAFSAHHLHPNILILNSYTREFEWTDSLNKGMMNTYKNAGLEPTFYIEYLDWKRNPSQENLSILYQLFKMKYSKQTIDVIMTTDDAALEFALNYRAEIFSDAPIVYVGVDPESAWKMVRGQRNVAGVQELLDVNGTLAVMKSFNPDIKKIYLIYDNTESGLAAKGPLERAVGNLNPKVSVQTLNNESYQDIVEKLRTAPDNSAALMATYSRDRNGVVMELERYVQLFSKDSRIPLYVLYDFEIGYGAVGGSVLSGSLEGEKAALLGLQILNGENPAVVTQREFLGHMTVLDYKQLQHYKLPMDRVPAGSELINSPQSFYEQNKKVIWTTVAIFWFMAISIIVLMLNIRQRKVAEASLKLSNEELGATYEEAVASQEELQAQYEQLEEVQQALFVSEERFKYLAYHDSLTGLWNRAALSEQMNSILRKDSPRSSGAILYIDIDNFKFVNDTFGHSLGDKLLVVIGRMLSDIVGDEGFLARMGGDEFVIVLYDVCRSKAAPYATLISELVKSPLQIDGKKLYITFSIGVTMFPEDGDSMEELQKNADFAMYQAKEQGKNRYIFFNHSMETALREKILLERNLREAIANKELELWYQPFIEVATKRIIGFEALLRWYSPKYGSIPPVQFISLAEKTGLIIPIGCKVLQDACTFVASLRQEGYNNLRVTVNISVIQLIADDFIPTVQEIIAQTGVSPSSLGFEITESVFMEQSKGLVEKLECLKDMGIIILLDDFGSGYSSLKYLNHLPIDVVKIDKTFIDKLDENGDKKQLAEIIIALARQINAKSVAEGVETEKQLNRLIEYQCEIVQGYLFSKPVPEEAVRSLLMSNQKSVAP; this is translated from the coding sequence ATGCGAAAGCATGGCGTGAGGAAAGTATTTCTGGGCATGATTCTTAGCATCATGATGGAAGTGTTTATTTGCCTATTAACGCCTGGCGTTGCATTCTCTGCTCACCATTTGCACCCGAACATCTTAATCCTAAATTCCTATACCCGGGAATTTGAATGGACAGACAGCCTGAACAAAGGGATGATGAATACTTATAAAAACGCTGGACTCGAACCGACGTTTTATATTGAATACTTAGATTGGAAAAGGAACCCTTCACAAGAGAACTTGAGCATTCTTTATCAACTTTTTAAAATGAAATATAGCAAACAAACTATCGATGTCATTATGACTACCGACGACGCTGCTTTAGAATTTGCTCTTAACTACCGAGCAGAGATTTTTTCCGATGCTCCGATTGTCTATGTCGGCGTAGATCCGGAATCGGCATGGAAGATGGTCCGTGGACAGCGCAATGTTGCGGGTGTGCAGGAACTGCTGGATGTGAATGGCACGTTAGCAGTGATGAAGAGTTTTAACCCGGACATCAAAAAAATTTATCTCATCTACGACAATACGGAAAGCGGGTTAGCGGCGAAAGGGCCGCTCGAACGGGCGGTCGGCAATCTTAATCCTAAAGTGTCTGTCCAAACATTAAATAATGAAAGCTATCAAGATATTGTGGAAAAATTGCGGACTGCTCCGGATAATAGTGCAGCGTTGATGGCGACCTACAGCCGAGATCGCAACGGGGTTGTTATGGAGCTTGAACGTTATGTGCAGCTATTCAGCAAAGACAGCCGCATTCCTCTATATGTTTTGTATGATTTTGAAATTGGATACGGAGCTGTGGGGGGGAGTGTACTTAGCGGCTCTTTAGAAGGGGAAAAAGCGGCGCTGTTGGGTTTGCAAATACTGAACGGAGAGAATCCTGCTGTCGTTACACAGCGAGAGTTTCTCGGCCACATGACAGTTTTAGATTATAAGCAACTTCAACATTATAAGCTGCCAATGGACAGAGTCCCCGCAGGCAGTGAGTTGATCAACAGTCCCCAGTCATTTTACGAACAGAACAAAAAAGTAATCTGGACAACAGTGGCTATCTTTTGGTTTATGGCAATATCAATCATCGTCCTGATGCTGAATATCAGACAGCGCAAAGTTGCCGAAGCAAGCCTTAAGCTTAGCAATGAGGAGTTGGGGGCCACTTATGAAGAGGCAGTGGCCTCCCAAGAGGAGCTGCAAGCTCAGTACGAACAGCTTGAAGAGGTCCAACAGGCACTTTTTGTGAGTGAAGAACGTTTTAAATATCTTGCCTACCATGATTCTCTGACCGGATTATGGAATCGCGCTGCTCTGAGTGAACAAATGAATAGTATTCTTCGCAAGGATTCTCCCCGCAGCTCGGGAGCGATTCTGTATATTGACATTGATAACTTTAAATTTGTAAACGATACCTTTGGCCATTCACTCGGCGATAAGTTATTGGTGGTGATTGGTCGTATGCTAAGTGATATAGTGGGCGATGAGGGATTTCTGGCTAGGATGGGCGGGGATGAGTTTGTTATAGTTTTATACGATGTGTGCAGGAGCAAAGCTGCACCCTATGCAACCCTGATTTCCGAGCTCGTTAAGTCGCCGCTGCAGATTGATGGTAAAAAACTCTATATCACGTTCAGCATTGGCGTGACGATGTTTCCTGAAGATGGCGATAGTATGGAAGAATTACAGAAGAATGCTGATTTTGCTATGTATCAGGCCAAAGAACAAGGCAAGAATCGATATATATTTTTTAATCATTCGATGGAAACGGCGCTTAGGGAAAAAATACTGCTGGAGAGAAATCTACGCGAAGCAATTGCTAATAAAGAATTAGAGCTTTGGTATCAACCGTTTATTGAGGTAGCAACAAAGCGGATCATTGGCTTTGAGGCGTTACTCCGCTGGTATAGCCCTAAATATGGTAGTATTCCTCCAGTCCAATTTATCAGTCTGGCAGAGAAGACTGGCTTGATTATCCCTATCGGCTGCAAGGTGTTGCAAGATGCCTGTACTTTTGTTGCCTCTTTGCGCCAAGAAGGCTACAACAATCTTCGAGTGACTGTAAACATTTCTGTTATCCAGTTAATTGCCGACGACTTTATCCCGACAGTTCAGGAGATCATCGCTCAAACCGGGGTTTCTCCCAGTTCCTTAGGTTTTGAAATCACCGAGAGCGTTTTCATGGAGCAAAGCAAAGGCCTCGTCGAAAAGCTGGAGTGTCTAAAGGATATGGGGATTATCATACTGCTGGATGATTTTGGTTCTGGGTATTCTTCGCTAAAGTATCTCAACCACTTGCCGATTGATGTGGTTAAAATTGATAAGACGTTTATTGACAAATTAGATGAAAATGGAGACAAGAAACAACTAGCAGAAATCATTATTGCCTTAGCTCGTCAGATCAATGCAAAGTCGGTTGCGGAAGGTGTTGAGACTGAAAAACAATTGAATAGATTGATCGAGTATCAGTGCGAAATCGTCCAAGGCTATCTGTTTAGCAAGCCGGTGCCGGAAGAAGCGGTGAGAAGTCTGCTGATGAGTAACCAGAAAAGCGTAGCTCCATAG
- a CDS encoding chemotaxis protein CheW, translating into MAEEQLVVFRLGKEEYAVSITQVKEIIHFKGTTKMPNTPAYMKGIINLRGKVIPVIELAMRFGVGAGCAVDRRVVIVETAGQEVGIVVDEVTEVIRLQEAAIEPVPTMSASNDYVRGIGKDKDRLLIILDLAKLFRKDELEEIQSSHIA; encoded by the coding sequence ATGGCGGAAGAACAATTGGTTGTGTTTCGCTTAGGGAAAGAGGAATACGCTGTTTCGATTACGCAAGTCAAAGAGATCATTCACTTTAAAGGCACGACCAAGATGCCAAATACGCCTGCTTACATGAAGGGTATCATTAATCTTCGCGGCAAGGTGATTCCTGTTATCGAATTGGCCATGCGATTTGGAGTAGGGGCAGGCTGTGCAGTCGACCGGCGGGTAGTGATTGTGGAAACGGCGGGACAAGAGGTTGGGATTGTTGTAGACGAGGTTACAGAAGTAATCAGGCTGCAGGAGGCCGCCATTGAACCCGTACCGACTATGTCGGCGAGCAATGACTATGTTCGCGGCATAGGGAAAGATAAGGACAGGCTGCTGATAATACTTGATTTGGCTAAATTGTTTAGAAAAGACGAGTTGGAAGAGATTCAATCAAGTCATATTGCGTAA
- a CDS encoding EAL domain-containing protein, with the protein MAEKNNTHSKTAGDITNEFYRTIMEQARDIILVVAPDGKIIDANQSASTAYGYSLDELRSICVYDLRSPETRIAVDAQIKKAQQEGILFRTIHMRRNGDHFPVEVSSRRIQLLTGEAVVSIVRDITEAVASETESLQRNMVLTALHETAMGLMQSLDMNDVLTAIVSRAANLVGTSHGFISILDEEQGVFERKIGLGHYVQDVGRKIRLTEGFSGQVYKTGEIIVVDDYSTSRHRLNGPFFDRIYQVAWVPLKKESKVIGVFGLSFLEPTRRFSDQEISLLVQFAEIASIALVNARLHNSLIESEKKLKKNNEDITALYEELLASDEELKQQFDELLIKEEAIRRQTVILKSLHDTALGLMHRRDSEDLLKQIVVGATELVGTPHGFIYRLDKEKGVFYQSHGLGTFKGNVRRDMPIDQGIAGTVYRTGKPMIANDFSEWRNRYSVSAQFEELCSVLQIPLKSEGEVVGIIGLAYCEEQKAFGSNELEILSRLAELASIALDNAIIVKTMWRMAYYDSLTGLPNRAYLQERLARELEKASRGEATGTVLFIDLDDLKMINDTLGHSCGDSVIVKAGACILAAAGEHSVVARIGGDEFIVLLPNESDQTKAGCLADNMVKLLSRDYEIGDSRIHMSASIGIALYPSDGGTVEDIFKNADLAMYAAKGSGKNTWRFHEASLQVTAYENMMLKRDLREAIERGELSLQYQPLVDAQSGCVVSFEALLRWTSSEHGSVPPSRFIPLAEESDTIRKIGKWVIEEACRFARKLSAMGKGEIRVSVNVSPRQLVAGDFVAIVCKAIDRAGIKPNQLEIEITENALIDSLEDSNDKFRELRAIGVGLSLDDFGTGYSSLTYLRSLPVETLKIDKSFIDLIVSDEAQLQFISSIVDMAHVLRLAVVAEGVETKEQLEKLVKCQCDFIQGYLFSHPLPEKEAILYLDRLIAEGTRGGANWPRS; encoded by the coding sequence ATGGCTGAAAAGAACAATACTCATAGTAAAACGGCGGGTGACATTACTAACGAATTTTATAGAACGATAATGGAGCAAGCAAGAGATATTATTCTAGTCGTCGCTCCAGACGGTAAAATCATAGATGCAAATCAGTCAGCATCAACTGCGTATGGTTATTCCCTCGACGAACTCAGGAGCATTTGTGTTTATGATTTGCGCTCTCCCGAGACTCGTATTGCCGTTGACGCCCAAATAAAAAAAGCGCAGCAAGAAGGAATATTGTTTCGCACTATTCATATGCGCAGAAACGGTGACCACTTTCCAGTGGAAGTGAGTTCGCGGCGGATTCAACTTCTGACGGGCGAGGCGGTTGTTAGCATTGTCCGGGATATCACAGAAGCGGTTGCTAGTGAAACAGAAAGCCTACAACGGAATATGGTTCTGACGGCGCTCCACGAAACGGCGATGGGGCTTATGCAAAGTCTAGATATGAATGATGTGCTTACGGCGATTGTTTCTCGTGCAGCCAACTTGGTCGGTACCTCGCATGGGTTTATCAGTATCTTAGATGAAGAACAAGGAGTTTTTGAACGAAAAATCGGCTTGGGACATTATGTGCAAGATGTTGGCAGGAAGATTAGACTTACAGAGGGCTTTTCGGGACAAGTATATAAAACCGGGGAAATAATAGTTGTCGATGATTACAGTACATCGCGACATCGCTTGAACGGCCCGTTTTTTGACCGAATATATCAAGTTGCTTGGGTGCCGCTAAAGAAAGAAAGTAAAGTAATTGGCGTTTTCGGCTTATCTTTTCTTGAACCTACCCGCAGATTTAGCGATCAGGAGATTTCCCTATTAGTGCAGTTCGCCGAAATTGCCTCTATAGCCTTGGTCAACGCTCGCTTACATAATTCACTTATCGAGTCAGAAAAAAAACTGAAAAAAAATAATGAAGATATTACGGCGCTGTATGAAGAACTGCTGGCTTCGGACGAAGAGCTAAAGCAGCAGTTTGACGAATTGCTTATTAAGGAAGAAGCGATACGTAGGCAAACTGTTATATTAAAATCACTCCATGATACGGCACTGGGGCTCATGCACAGGCGTGACTCTGAGGATTTGCTAAAGCAGATTGTCGTCGGTGCCACAGAACTGGTGGGTACGCCGCATGGATTTATCTATCGCTTGGACAAGGAAAAGGGCGTCTTTTACCAAAGTCATGGTTTGGGTACCTTTAAAGGGAATGTTAGGCGCGACATGCCAATCGACCAGGGTATCGCAGGCACTGTCTACCGCACAGGTAAACCCATGATTGCAAACGATTTTAGCGAATGGCGAAACCGCTATTCGGTGTCAGCTCAGTTTGAAGAATTGTGTTCGGTATTGCAGATACCGCTAAAGTCCGAAGGAGAGGTCGTTGGCATTATCGGCTTGGCCTATTGTGAGGAACAGAAAGCCTTTGGCAGCAATGAACTAGAGATTTTAAGCCGACTAGCTGAACTTGCATCAATTGCTTTAGACAATGCCATTATTGTTAAAACAATGTGGCGGATGGCCTACTATGACTCTTTAACTGGTCTGCCAAATCGCGCATATTTACAGGAACGTCTTGCCCGAGAGCTAGAGAAGGCAAGCCGAGGAGAGGCGACCGGCACCGTCTTGTTTATTGACTTGGACGATTTGAAGATGATCAACGATACCTTAGGTCATTCCTGCGGCGATAGCGTTATCGTAAAAGCCGGGGCTTGTATTCTTGCCGCGGCTGGAGAGCACTCGGTGGTAGCAAGAATTGGCGGCGATGAGTTCATCGTGCTGCTTCCTAACGAAAGTGACCAGACGAAGGCTGGATGTCTCGCCGATAATATGGTCAAGTTGCTTAGTCGGGACTATGAAATTGGCGACTCCAGAATCCATATGTCGGCCAGTATCGGTATTGCCCTCTATCCATCCGACGGGGGCACAGTGGAAGATATCTTTAAGAATGCAGATTTAGCTATGTATGCAGCCAAAGGAAGTGGGAAAAATACCTGGCGTTTTCACGAAGCTAGTTTGCAGGTAACTGCCTATGAAAATATGATGCTCAAGCGTGACCTGCGTGAGGCTATCGAGCGCGGGGAACTATCTTTACAGTATCAACCGTTAGTTGACGCCCAAAGCGGCTGCGTTGTCAGTTTTGAGGCACTTCTGCGATGGACGAGTTCAGAGCATGGCTCGGTGCCACCGAGTCGTTTCATCCCCTTGGCGGAAGAGAGCGATACGATTCGGAAAATCGGCAAATGGGTGATCGAGGAGGCTTGCCGGTTCGCCCGTAAGCTATCAGCAATGGGAAAGGGCGAGATTCGGGTATCGGTCAACGTATCGCCACGGCAACTAGTGGCTGGTGACTTTGTTGCTATCGTCTGCAAGGCGATAGACAGAGCGGGAATCAAGCCGAATCAACTGGAAATTGAAATTACAGAGAATGCCCTTATTGATTCGCTGGAGGACAGCAACGATAAATTCAGAGAATTGCGAGCCATCGGAGTGGGCCTTTCGCTCGATGACTTCGGCACCGGTTATAGCTCGCTTACCTATCTGAGAAGTTTACCGGTTGAGACCCTTAAAATTGACAAGTCGTTTATCGACCTGATTGTGTCTGACGAAGCACAACTTCAGTTCATCTCTTCTATCGTAGATATGGCACACGTTTTGCGGTTGGCCGTGGTCGCCGAGGGTGTAGAAACCAAAGAACAATTAGAAAAACTTGTGAAATGTCAGTGTGACTTTATTCAAGGGTACCTTTTTAGCCATCCGCTTCCAGAGAAAGAAGCGATCCTATATTTAGACCGATTAATAGCAGAAGGTACTAGAGGCGGTGCCAACTGGCCGAGATCATAA
- a CDS encoding methyl-accepting chemotaxis protein: MKISTKIYGGFGIMLAIMLVIVGAFYFQYQAIEKATNTLTNYRMPLGDNTKLLALETAREAAAVRGYLATGNPRFKQDLGEATKAADAALNYLNKNARVKEALKPVADARNKFVPHLIKVVQIYDTQGQTAAGAYLSAVAQDNDTLLAEIHKYVQEQNEYIEKEIKGINEQESKMTVTLVVILSIGLLIGGVSAVFITRPILASIRQGVSYAEAMAQGIFNQHHEIKSKDEMGLLLQSLSNASDNLRSLIKQVSNSAELVAASSEELTASAEQSAQAANQVATTITDVAQGAEKQVQAVDTAVAVVEQMSAGIQQVAASANVVTGMADKTAAAAQQGDKAVEAAVSQMGSIEKTVSTSAQVVTKLGERSKEIGQIVDTISGIAGQTNLLALNAAIEAARAGEQGRGFAVVAEEVRKLAEQSQEAAKQIAILISEIQSETDKAVGAMNDGTREVKVGADVVNSAGQAFKEIVLLVNEESGQIKEISAAIQQMASGSQQIVASVRDIDRISQDTAGQTQSVSAATEEQSASMEEIAASSQALAKMAEDLQVAVRKFTV, translated from the coding sequence ATGAAGATTAGTACAAAGATCTATGGTGGCTTTGGCATTATGCTGGCAATCATGCTGGTGATTGTGGGGGCATTCTATTTTCAATATCAAGCTATCGAAAAGGCAACGAATACTCTAACTAATTATCGTATGCCGCTAGGGGATAATACTAAATTGCTTGCTCTGGAGACAGCTCGTGAAGCGGCTGCAGTTCGGGGCTATTTGGCCACCGGCAACCCCCGGTTTAAACAGGATTTAGGTGAGGCGACGAAAGCGGCCGACGCTGCTCTCAACTACCTTAATAAAAATGCGCGAGTTAAAGAAGCACTAAAACCTGTTGCCGATGCTAGAAACAAATTTGTGCCTCACTTAATAAAGGTAGTTCAAATATATGATACGCAAGGGCAAACTGCAGCGGGGGCATATCTGTCCGCTGTTGCGCAAGACAATGATACTTTACTTGCGGAAATACACAAATACGTGCAAGAGCAGAACGAGTACATAGAAAAAGAGATTAAAGGTATTAACGAGCAGGAGAGCAAGATGACCGTAACCTTAGTTGTCATTTTGAGCATCGGCCTTTTAATTGGCGGCGTAAGCGCTGTATTCATCACCCGCCCGATCCTGGCTTCGATCAGGCAAGGTGTGTCATATGCAGAAGCAATGGCTCAAGGAATTTTTAACCAACATCATGAAATCAAGTCAAAAGATGAAATGGGACTCTTGCTGCAGAGTCTCAGCAATGCTTCTGACAACTTGCGTTCGTTAATTAAACAGGTATCCAATTCAGCAGAATTAGTAGCAGCATCCTCGGAAGAACTGACTGCCAGTGCTGAACAATCAGCTCAGGCAGCAAATCAGGTTGCAACTACGATTACTGATGTAGCCCAAGGCGCTGAGAAACAGGTACAGGCGGTCGATACAGCCGTTGCCGTTGTGGAGCAAATGTCGGCAGGTATCCAGCAAGTCGCTGCTAGTGCCAATGTGGTGACAGGTATGGCGGACAAGACTGCCGCAGCAGCCCAGCAAGGCGACAAAGCGGTAGAGGCTGCCGTGAGCCAGATGGGGAGTATCGAGAAGACGGTGTCCACTTCTGCGCAAGTAGTAACAAAGCTTGGCGAACGCTCGAAAGAAATCGGACAGATTGTTGACACCATCTCCGGGATTGCCGGACAAACTAACTTGCTGGCCTTGAATGCAGCTATTGAAGCGGCGCGTGCGGGCGAACAGGGCAGAGGCTTTGCCGTAGTTGCCGAGGAAGTGCGCAAACTGGCTGAACAGTCTCAGGAGGCGGCCAAGCAAATTGCCATTTTGATTTCGGAGATTCAATCGGAAACTGATAAAGCGGTTGGTGCGATGAACGACGGTACTCGCGAGGTCAAGGTAGGGGCCGACGTCGTGAATTCTGCGGGTCAGGCGTTTAAAGAAATCGTATTGCTGGTGAATGAGGAGTCAGGTCAAATCAAGGAAATATCGGCTGCCATTCAGCAAATGGCGTCTGGCAGCCAGCAGATCGTGGCATCTGTACGTGATATTGACCGAATCAGTCAGGACACCGCAGGCCAAACGCAGAGCGTTTCCGCGGCGACAGAGGAACAATCGGCATCAATGGAAGAGATAGCAGCCTCCAGCCAGGCCTTGGCTAAGATGGCGGAAGACCTCCAAGTTGCGGTTAGGAAGTTTACGGTGTAG
- a CDS encoding sensor domain-containing diguanylate cyclase, which produces MLGLDEYQQIVEAAPNMIWRSGLDAKCNYFNKTWLNFTGRQLEEEMGNGWTQGVHKDDLERCLKIYLDNFSAQKPFEMEYRLKCFDGEYRWINDRGVPFYDNDAKFLGFIGSCIDITEKIEGQILKELAQIDDLCQINSRQYAEKLIRQKLERTKNEGNISLTIINIDNFKRVNDRYGQNVSHAVLRKVSRAIQDNVRQSDICGRYDGEKFIVGLPDTDSREASNIAERIRQAVHSLRIKHSHGSFTVTASIGVCQITDEEFLDMLIDKVDQALLKNRGKDCVTVYNQQEAIALITVSS; this is translated from the coding sequence ATGTTGGGTTTAGACGAGTATCAACAAATCGTCGAGGCAGCACCGAATATGATTTGGCGGTCTGGTCTTGATGCTAAATGCAACTACTTTAATAAAACCTGGCTAAACTTTACTGGCAGACAACTAGAGGAAGAAATGGGCAATGGCTGGACGCAAGGAGTCCATAAAGACGACCTTGAACGCTGCCTCAAGATTTACCTTGATAATTTTTCTGCGCAAAAGCCTTTCGAGATGGAATATCGACTCAAGTGTTTTGACGGAGAATACCGATGGATAAATGATAGGGGAGTGCCCTTCTACGACAATGATGCAAAGTTTTTAGGATTCATAGGCAGCTGTATTGATATAACAGAAAAAATTGAGGGCCAAATTCTTAAAGAACTCGCTCAAATAGATGATTTGTGCCAAATCAACAGTCGCCAGTATGCAGAAAAGCTAATTCGCCAGAAACTTGAGCGGACGAAGAATGAGGGCAATATATCACTGACTATTATCAATATTGATAATTTTAAACGCGTTAATGATAGGTATGGTCAGAACGTTAGTCATGCAGTATTGCGCAAAGTCTCTCGTGCCATACAAGATAACGTTAGGCAGTCAGATATATGCGGTCGCTATGATGGTGAGAAATTTATTGTTGGCCTTCCTGATACGGATTCAAGGGAAGCCTCAAACATAGCGGAGAGAATTCGTCAGGCGGTACATTCGTTAAGAATAAAACACAGTCATGGGAGCTTCACAGTAACAGCCAGCATTGGAGTCTGTCAAATTACGGATGAAGAATTTTTGGATATGTTAATCGATAAAGTGGATCAAGCCCTATTGAAAAATAGAGGAAAAGATTGTGTTACAGTTTACAATCAGCAGGAGGCTATCGCTTTAATAACGGTGTCATCCTAA
- a CDS encoding nucleoid-associated protein, translating to MFDFSEIQLEKIVVHKVGNRLREEGYITATAEYELTNGNVEELLLKYFLSAFREKVVYKFFHQTDLHLNELYMYASNIFIDQSRFFEQSVNVLKHLYETSTHPQIKSGEFYMTYFSGCLINDRQVDAIGIFKTERKENYLKVSQWRNDFTIDMDQGINVRKLDKGCIIFNTDSQDGYRVAIVDTVNKTASEAVYWKDDFLRLTDVQDEYFHTQNHLNLCRDFAENVYGPLHQASKGEQVTFMNNAVAYFDKNQHFQLDDFVEQVVKEPELIEQFKEHKELLEMNQGLPPAQSFSISNPAVKSIKRKIKNLIKLDTDIEIKVKTPAAETSETSFIERGYDELKGMHYYKVFFNEEE from the coding sequence ATGTTTGACTTTTCGGAGATACAACTGGAGAAAATTGTAGTACACAAGGTTGGCAATCGGTTGCGTGAGGAAGGGTATATTACCGCAACAGCTGAATATGAACTGACAAACGGCAATGTGGAAGAATTATTGCTAAAGTATTTCTTGTCGGCGTTTAGAGAAAAGGTAGTTTACAAATTTTTTCATCAAACAGATCTTCATCTAAACGAGCTGTATATGTATGCTAGCAACATTTTCATTGATCAGAGCCGGTTCTTTGAGCAATCGGTAAATGTACTGAAACATTTATATGAAACCTCGACTCATCCCCAGATTAAAAGCGGCGAATTTTATATGACCTATTTTTCAGGTTGTCTAATCAATGATCGTCAAGTCGATGCTATTGGCATCTTTAAGACTGAGCGCAAAGAAAACTACCTGAAAGTCAGCCAGTGGCGTAATGATTTCACAATTGACATGGATCAGGGTATTAATGTACGAAAGTTAGATAAGGGTTGCATCATTTTCAACACTGATTCACAAGACGGCTACCGGGTAGCGATAGTAGATACAGTCAACAAGACTGCTAGTGAGGCTGTGTACTGGAAAGACGACTTTCTGCGGCTGACCGATGTACAGGATGAATATTTTCATACTCAAAATCATTTAAACCTCTGCCGTGACTTTGCCGAAAACGTCTATGGCCCGTTGCATCAAGCCAGCAAAGGCGAGCAGGTCACATTCATGAATAACGCGGTTGCCTACTTTGATAAAAACCAGCACTTTCAGTTGGATGATTTTGTCGAACAAGTCGTAAAAGAACCGGAACTGATTGAGCAATTTAAGGAGCATAAAGAGCTGTTGGAGATGAACCAAGGTTTGCCTCCTGCGCAATCCTTCAGTATATCTAATCCTGCTGTTAAAAGCATCAAACGAAAGATTAAAAACCTGATCAAACTAGATACAGACATTGAAATCAAAGTGAAGACCCCGGCAGCAGAAACTAGTGAAACATCGTTTATCGAGCGCGGTTATGACGAGCTAAAGGGTATGCATTACTACAAGGTTTTCTTTAACGAGGAAGAGTAG